The genomic stretch TCGGAACCTACACGATGGGGAACAAGTTCACCTTGTTCGGATACGCCACGGGTTCCCTTGCCGGGACCTTCAGTGACACCGGCAACGTGGAGCTCAACGACGGCGACACCTTCTCGGACGCGGGCGGCCTCTGGCAGATCGACTACGACGACACGACCGCCGGCCTCAATGGGGGCATCGGCACGCGTTTCGTGACGGTCACCGCGGTGCCGGAGCCCGGAGCCGCCTTGCTGGGCGGGCTGGGAATGCTGGCCTTCCTGCACCGCCGCAGACGCTGACTTCCTCAGTCCGCTCCAAATCAACTCACACTCCACGGACCAGACATCCGGAATCATTTTTCCCAATCTGCTGATCGGCCGCATCCACCTGCTTAATGGGTTTTGCAGGGGGACGCCGCGGAGGAAGCGCTGCCTGCCGCGGTTCCGTCTCGGGTTGACGGGACCGCGGCGGGCTCATTAGCTCGTCAATGCTTGTCCCCGCATCATGATCCGCATTTTGCTACCGCTCCTCGTTTTCATCTCGATCTTCATCGCGGTCGCGGATGAGGGGGGCGTGCCGCCGAAGATCAAGGTGCTCATCGTCGAGGGCGTGACGAACCACGCGTGGGAGAAGCGGCTGAACATTGTTCGCGCGATCCTCGCCAAGGATGGTTCGTTCGACGTGGACTTCACCGTCAGCCCCAGCGCCGCGGGCGATCCGGCGTGGGCGACGTGGCGGCCGAAGTTCCGCGACTACGATGTCGTGATTTCCGGCTACAACAACCTTGGTGGCTTGCCGTCGTGGCCGCAGGAGGTGAAGGACTCATTCTTCGCCTACGTGCATGGCGGCGGCGGCTTCTACGCCTTCCACGAGGCGAACAATTCCTTCGCCGAGTGGCCGCAATACAACCAGATCATCGGCCTCGGTTGGCGCGACAAGAGCTTCGGGAAAGCCATCACAGTGAATGCCGACAGCAGTCTCAACGAGATCCTTGCCGGCGCGGGAGAGAATACCAACCACGGTGCCCGCCAGGACGTGCTGGTCACCAAGCGTGGCACCCATCCCATCCATGCTGGCCTGCCCGCGACCTGGATGGTGGCGGACATTGAGGTCTATCGCTACGCCCGTGGCCCGGCGGAAAACCTGACCGTCCTTTCCTACGCTGCCGACCGCGACGGCACCCGCTTTCCCATCGACTGGACCGTGGAGTACGGCGCGGGTCGTACTTACGCCAGCAGCTACTGCCACGTCTGGGGCGATGTCGCGGAGCCGCCGGGCGCGCGCTGCGCCGCCTTCCAGACGGTCTTCCTCCGTGCCATGAAGTGGCTGGCCAAGCGCGATCCGGGCAGCGCCACTCCCGCCGACTTTCCCACGCCCGCGGCCACTTCGCTGCGCTCCTACGAGGAAGGGGTCAGCGGCCTCGACTCCGCGCCCGCGGTCAGTCCTTTCAACAACGGCATCCTACCGACCAAACCGACACCGGTGAACAGCGTTGCTGTCGAGCAGGCCTTCGCGAATCTATCACTGGACTCGCCGATCCAGGTCACTCCATTTCCCGGCTCCTCCGACCTGCTGGTGGCCGAGACCGACGGTCGCCTCTACCGGGTTCCGGACGACGACGCCACCACCACCCGCACCCTGCTCCTCGATATCCGCGACCGGGCTTGGTACTACAACTGGACGACCAACGACAACGGCACCAAGCACGGCGGCATGCAGACCTTCGCCCTGCACCCGCGCTTCGGGAAAGGAGAGGGGAGGGACTTCATCTACATTTTCTACCTGCACAACGAGGACGACGCCGCGACCGCTAGCACGCCCTACTACGACCGGCTGTCGCGTTTCACCTGGAACGCCGGGGGCGCGGCCTTCGATGCGGCCAGCGAGCTGATCCTCATCAACCAGTACGACACCACCAAAGGACACGATGGTGGTGGCTTGGTCTTCGGGCCGGACGGTTTTCTCTACATCGCTTACGGCGACGAGGGCATCCAGGGCACCGGGGCCGCCGGCTACACCCAGATGCTCGATGGGCGCGTGCGCTCCGGCGTCTGGCGGATCGATGTGGACCAACAGGGCGGCAGCGTCAGTCATCCCATCATCCGCCAGCCTTACAATGCCTCGCCGTCGCATGGCTCCTACACGCAGGGATATTTCATCCCGAACGACAACCCGTGGGTGAATCCGGACGGCTCGGTGATGGAGGAATTCTACGCCATTGGCCTGCGCCAGCCGCACCGGATGACCCACGATGCGGCGACTGGCTTCTGGATTGGCGACGTGGGCCACGAGTCCCGCGAGGAGGTCGACGTGGTGGATGCCCCCGGCCTGAACTTCCAGTGGAACTACAAGGAAGGAAACGCCGCGGGATTCCGCGCTGCGCCGGTCCCCCTGATCGGCACCGAACGCGCGCCGGTCTTTGACTACAGCCACTCCGGCGCCGACTCGCTCGGCAACTGCGTGATCGGCGGCTACGTGTATCGCGGCACCGCCATCCCCTTCCTCCAAGGGAAGTACATCTTCGGCGACAACGGCTCCCAAGGAATCCACGCGCTCGACTACAATACTAGTACGAAGACTGCGAACTCGGTGACGCGGATCGGCCAGGCCCGCAGTGGCAACATCTGGACCGGCATCTCTTCCTTCGGCCATGATGCGGACGGTGAGTTGTTCGTCACGCAAATGGGTGCCGGCCAGGCCGGCAACGGCCGAATCTTCCGCATCATGCCGGACACCGGCACCATCCAGAACTCGATCTTTCCCGCGACGCTGTCTGCCACCGGTCTCTTCACGAATGTGGCGACGCTTGCGACGATTCCGGCGCTGATTCCCTACGAGGTGAACATGCCGCTGTGGTCGGACGGCACTGAAAAGCAGCGCTGGATGATGATCCCCGGCGATGGCACGCCGAACATGCCCGCCGAACGCATCACCTACAGCGGCAGCGGGCGGTGGAACCTGCCAGTCGGCTCGGTGCTGGTGAAGCATTTCGCCCTGCCCGGCGGAGTGAAGCTGGAGACCCGCTTGCTGGTCCGCGGCAGCGATGGCGAGTGGGGTGGCGTCACCTACAAGTGGCGCGCCGATGGCAGCGAGGCCGATTTGTTAGAGGAAGGCGCGAACGAAACGATGGTCATCGGCGGCGACCCGGTCGATTACCTGTATCCAGCCCGCACCCAGTGCAACACCTGCCACTCGACGCTCGCCGGCGGCGTGCTCGGACTCAGCACCCGCCAGCTCAATCGCAGCCTCACCTACGCCACCGGACGCACCGTGAACCAGATCGAGACGCTCAGCGAACTGGGCTTCATCGAATCCGCGGTGAGCGAGGTTTCGCTGCGCAACGCCCTGGCTTCCTCCGACCGTGCCGACGAATCGGTCGGAGACGAGGACTTCGTCCGCGCCTACCTCGACAGCAACTGTTCCCACTGCCACTTGCCCGGTGGCAATCGCGCGAACTTCGACGCCCGGCTCACCACGCCGCTCGCGTTTCAGAATCTCCTCTGCGGCGTGGTGAATGACGACCTCGGCATCGACGGCGCGGCGGTGATCAAGCCCGGCCTTACTGGCCAATCCATGCTGCTCAGCCGCATGAACACCATCGCCGGCCACCGCATGCCGCCGATCGGCCGCGGGCGCATCGATCAGGAAGCAGTCGTCCGCCTCGCAAACTGGATCTCGGGCATGGAGGTGGATTCATGCGCCGGTCCGCAGGGTAGCCTCGCCGCCTTGGAGAGCCAGGCCATCGGCAATGGCAACCAGCCCGCCACGACCGTGGCCGCGGACACGTGGCACTCGAACATGGTCATCAACAAGACCGAGACCTTCACCAACACCACCGGCGCGACGCTCGACATCACCTTCGACCGCTTCCTGTTCCATGCCTCCGCCGTCACCGGCACGCCGCTCACGCCCTTCGTCGTAAGGGTAAATGCCGGCACCAACAACTTCACCGTCCGCGCCATTGGCGACACGGTCACGACGCATGCCCTTGGCGCGAACGACCTGCCCTTCGCCGCCACACCGGTGACCCTCGCGCTCGCCGCGGGCGAAACCATCGCGATGGGCTTCCTCGATGCCTATCCCAATGGCTCCGGCGCCGCTGGGGCGGGGGATATCTCTTGGGACACCGTCGCGACCGCCGACTCGATCCACTACTCGGGTGCTTCCGGCGTGAACGGCTCCTTCAGCGTCACGGTCGGGTCTGCGCCGGACTTCGGCTCGACGGTCAACACCACCTTCGGGCGGAACTACTACTACTCCATTACTTTCCTCAAGCCGTGGCGCATCGGCAACGAGCACTCGCCCGGCGCGTCGCCCGCCGCCGACACCTGGGCATCGAACATGATCATCAACGAGACCGACACCTTCACCAACGATACCGGAGTGCTGCTCAACATCACCGTGGACCGCTTCCTCTTCCACGCTGCGGCGGTCACCGGCACGCCGCTCACGCCCTTTGTGGTGAGGGTGAATGGCGACAACAACTTCACCGTGGTCGCGGTGGGAAGCACCGTGACGAGCCACGTCACCGGCGCGAACAACGTGTCCTTCTCTGCCTTTCCCGTGCCGCTGACCCTGGCTCCAGGCGAAACGATCGCAATGGGCTTCCTCGATGCCAATGCCGATGGTTCCGGCGCTTCCGGTGCGGGGGTGGTCGCCTTCAACTCGTCCGCTCCCGCCGACCAGATCCACTACTCGGGCGGCAGCGCGACCGGCAATTCCGGCAGCGTGGCCGTCGGCCTCGCGCCCGGCTTCGGGTCATCCATCACCACCACCTTCGGGCGCAACTACTTCTTCTCGATCACCATCACCCCGACGGTTGACGAGTCCGACATGGACGACGACGGCTTGCCCGACACCTGGGAACGCGCCTATGCTGCCGAGCTTGGCTTGTTAGAGCCGGGTAGGGACAGCGATGGCGACGGCTTCGCCGACGAGGACGAGCGCCAGATGGGCACTCATCCGCTCGATGCCACCAGTCGATTGCAGGTCATCGAGTGGCGGCCGGATGCCGCGGGCCAGTTCGTCCTCGGTTCCTTTTCCTCCATCCCCGGCCGCAGCTATCGCTTGCTGGTATCCGACGATCTCACCACATGGACCGACCGCGGAGTGATCCGCGCCGCCCATTGGCCGGCCAGCGAAACCCCGTTCGAACTCGATCCAGGTGAAGCCTTGCCCGGAAAACTTTTCATCAAGGTTGCCACCCTTGGCGATTGATTGACCCATAAACTGAGAACCGCCCTCATCCTGGTGTCTCCGCTTGTCGGATGCGCGCAGTCTATTCGAGGACCCGCCTTCATCCACCCTTGACCCGTTTGCCTCATAGAACCTGAGTCGACCGGCCCCCTAGTCGGTCTGCGGGAGATCCGCCCGACGACTGGAGGTAGCCACGTCACCGTCTCGCTGGCCATTCGCAACAGCCCCTGCGTTTCCGATGCCACGCGGGAGATGACCCAGAAACATGAGCGTCGGTGGGCGGAATCGGCTGCCACGACTTAACCAACGGATGCCTGGCTATTCGGCAAGCGAAATGCAATCAAGGGAGTTCCGCGACGTTCAGGTCTTCGACCGGTCGAACGGCGACGAGGTGATCTTCGAGGTCAATCCAGCCGTGTCCACCCGCAACCAGGCTCCCGCAGGCACGCTCTACTTCGGCGCGGGCATCCAGCAGGACAGCATGAACGGCTTCGAGCTCCGGCTCGACAATCTCTTCGTTTCGACCGCGCCGATCGATCCCGGAACTGGCATTGCGCCGGCCGATCCGGCGATCACCGCGGTGTTCTTCGAAGGTGGCGATCTGAAGGTCACCTTCAGCCCCGGCGGTGCCGGTTTCATCCTCACGTCGTCGAACAACCTGATCGCTCCCTTCGCCGAGCAATCGGCCGCCACTTACGATGGAGTCGGCACTTTCACGGTCCCGGCCCCCGCATTGAACCCCGGTCGCGATTTCTTCCGCGTTGAAACCGCGCCCTGAGCACTCCTCGAAACTAAGAAACCTATGAACAGAGCTCCCATCATCCTCACTTCCCTCCTGCCCGCCCTTGGCACGGCTGAATCACCTCGGCACCCTCGACAACCGCTACAGCTTCGACGGCCCGTCGGACTCCCACGGCCAGTCGTTTACCACCGGGACTACCGGCACGCTGGAATACCTCCACATGGCCTACCGCTTGGCCCGTTGACGGCGCTTCGCTTCCAAGACCACCGTCCCCTCGGCGGACAGTGCCGTGTCGCCCATTAAAGTGGTTGAACTGAGTTTCGGCGAGTATAGTCGGCCTCCGAAGTTGCCGCTCCGCGTTCGAAGGGATCTAATGGGACAGCTGAAAAGCAAGCCACTCCCGCCCGGCCCTCAAGCTTCATTTCATTGTCTGAGTTCGTCGCGAAATCCTTTTGGAGGCGGCGTTAATAAAGACAGCCCGCGGCCGGTAATTCCGCGTGTCTTAGCGCGGAAGTGGCGGCGGAATCAAAGGGCTTCTTCAGCAAACTTTTCGGTTGGTGAGCAAAAATGATTCCCAGTGGGCTGTACCGACGAACTTCTCGGCCGCTCAAGTCGCATCGCGGACTTCTGCGCCGGAGCATAGTGTATCCGGCCGCGGTCAAATCTGACGAGAGTGGCGCGCGGCGATCCAGCCGCACAAAAGCTTAGACCGTGCTTACGGCTGCTTGTGGGTGTAAGGTCCGGTGGCCGGCCTCCACAAGCAATTGGATCGCCTTTACTATCGCGTGTCCATAGACCAATAGTTGAGGATGTGAGACCCCAGCTGACCAAGACCATCGAAATCACACAGTTCGTGGATCTCGCTGACATCGAGCCCATGCTCTTCGAAAAGCCCTACTATCTGGAACCGGAAAAGCGGGGACGGAAGGCCTATGTGCTGCTGCGTGAGACTTTGCGGCAGACGGGCAAGGCAGGTATCGCCCGGGTGGTGATCCGCACCCGCGAGTATCTCGTGGCGATGTTTGTGCGGGACGATGCGATCATTCTGGAGGTCATGCGATTCCCGGAGGAACTCCGGCCGCCGTCCAAGCTGGACCTGCCGGCAAGCGATGACGCCCAACTGCAACCGAGTGCCAAGGAGCTGGATCTCGCGAAGCACCTCGTTGAGAACATGACCGAAGAGTGGGACCCGGCGATGCGCCACGATGAGTATCAGGCGGCATTGCTAGCCTATGTGGAGCATAAGGTCGCCAGTGGTGCTACCGCCGCAGTGAAAGGTGGCGAACGCGACAGGGATGGCAGCGTTACCGCGAATAACACGATCGAACTTGCAGCTTACCTCGAGAAGAGCCTGTTGGAGAAGAAGCCGTCAAAGGTAACGGCGAAAAGGACGGCAGCTGAAAAGGCAGGTAACAAAAGCTGCGGCGAAAAAGGCCGCCAAGAAGTCGGCTTGATCATGAATGACCACGACTACGAGCGGGCGAACGAAGAAGATCGTCTTCACTTCATCCAATGCGCTGGCAAGTGGTTTGATTGCCGCGACCTCGCTGAAGTCCTTTCGCACCAAGAGCAGAGCCGGCGAATGAAATGGCAGCCGAGCCGCCCGCAGGTGTTTGAACATACTTGTAAGGGAAGCGATCGGCGGTGTTACCCCGCGACTAACACCGCACCGTCGATGATGATATCGACGGCCGGCGATAACTTGATCGCCGGGGAATCATCGAGCGTCCTCCCGCAGGCTCCCGCTCCCTCATCGCTACTTGCTTGTCTGCAGGCCGCGGAGGATCAGGTCGAGTCCCGCTTCGAACTGGCGGTCGGCGTCTGGCGCGAAGAGCTGCTCGAGGACCGCGGTCGCGCGCGGATAGGGTCTGGTGGCTCCAGCGAGTTCGGCCAGGTTCCGGCCTTGGGTGGGGCGCAGCTCCTCGATCTCCCACAGGCAATAGGCTCGCACGTAGAGCCGAAGTGTCTGATAGGCCACGGCCTGAGCCACGGGAGCGAGCCCTGCCTCGGCCAACGCCGAAAGGGCTGATTCAATCAGCGGCAACGCACTCGTGGGCGGGGTCGGCCGGGTCATGGCGACGCGAAAGAGATTCGGCTGCTCTTGGGCGAAGGCCCGGAAACCGCGGCAGATCGCTTTGAGCCGGCTCTTCCAAGATCCCTTCGCAGGCGGCGAGGGAAGGCGGCTCATCGTGAGGCTCGTCGCGGCATCCAAGATCGCTTCCTTGTTAGGAAAATGGTTGTAGAGGGCCATCGCCTTTACGCCCAGCACTTCCCCCAAGCGGCGCATGGTGAGTGCCGCTTCGCCCTCGGTGAGGATGAGCTGCAGGGCCGCTTCGGCCACCTCTTGCGGGGTGAGCGATTCGCCCGCCGCGGGACGGCCGGGTCCCTTCTTCGGCTTCCGCTTCGGGTTCTGCGTGAGGTCTTGTGGCTCTTTCATAATGAGGCGTTCGGCTTGTCGGATGGGTTCAATGGCTTAGGCCACTGCCCTTTTGCCAAGGTCAGCCCGATCCGTAAAGATACAAGGTAAAGATTTTTTGTTGACGACGTATATTTACGCCGTATGGTTCGCTCATGACTCGCACATATTCGAGCCCAACATGGTCCCCTACCGGGCGGCGCGTCCGCTCGCTCACGCTTGCCGCGGCGTGCCTGCCGCTCGCCAGCTGCATGGTCGGACCGAACTACACGCCTCCGACGCCGGACATGCCGGCGGCCTATGGAGAACTCCATGGCGCTGCTGCGACGGCGTCGTATACGACGAGCAACGGCGAGGCGGCCTGGTGGCGCCGCTTCAACGATCCCGAGCTTGTATCCCTGGTCGGCCGGGCGGTCGCCGCGAACAACAACCTGGAGGTGGCCGAGGCAAAAGTGCGGCAGGCCCGCTCGGCGCGGGAGATCGCCCGTTCGTTCCTTTATCCGCAAATCGGCGTGGGTGCCTCGGCTCTCCGCTCCCGCGCCAGCGAGGCGGCCACCGGACTGCCGAGCGGGGGTCTGGAGGGAAACCTCTTCCAAGTCGGCTTCGATGCCGAGTGGACCGTGGATCTCTTTGGCGGGACCCGGAGGCTCGTCGAATCGGCAGCCGCCGATGAGCAGGGCGCGGAAGCCCGGCGGCGGGGAGTGG from Luteolibacter arcticus encodes the following:
- a CDS encoding TetR/AcrR family transcriptional regulator gives rise to the protein MKEPQDLTQNPKRKPKKGPGRPAAGESLTPQEVAEAALQLILTEGEAALTMRRLGEVLGVKAMALYNHFPNKEAILDAATSLTMSRLPSPPAKGSWKSRLKAICRGFRAFAQEQPNLFRVAMTRPTPPTSALPLIESALSALAEAGLAPVAQAVAYQTLRLYVRAYCLWEIEELRPTQGRNLAELAGATRPYPRATAVLEQLFAPDADRQFEAGLDLILRGLQTSK
- a CDS encoding ThuA domain-containing protein; this translates as MIRILLPLLVFISIFIAVADEGGVPPKIKVLIVEGVTNHAWEKRLNIVRAILAKDGSFDVDFTVSPSAAGDPAWATWRPKFRDYDVVISGYNNLGGLPSWPQEVKDSFFAYVHGGGGFYAFHEANNSFAEWPQYNQIIGLGWRDKSFGKAITVNADSSLNEILAGAGENTNHGARQDVLVTKRGTHPIHAGLPATWMVADIEVYRYARGPAENLTVLSYAADRDGTRFPIDWTVEYGAGRTYASSYCHVWGDVAEPPGARCAAFQTVFLRAMKWLAKRDPGSATPADFPTPAATSLRSYEEGVSGLDSAPAVSPFNNGILPTKPTPVNSVAVEQAFANLSLDSPIQVTPFPGSSDLLVAETDGRLYRVPDDDATTTRTLLLDIRDRAWYYNWTTNDNGTKHGGMQTFALHPRFGKGEGRDFIYIFYLHNEDDAATASTPYYDRLSRFTWNAGGAAFDAASELILINQYDTTKGHDGGGLVFGPDGFLYIAYGDEGIQGTGAAGYTQMLDGRVRSGVWRIDVDQQGGSVSHPIIRQPYNASPSHGSYTQGYFIPNDNPWVNPDGSVMEEFYAIGLRQPHRMTHDAATGFWIGDVGHESREEVDVVDAPGLNFQWNYKEGNAAGFRAAPVPLIGTERAPVFDYSHSGADSLGNCVIGGYVYRGTAIPFLQGKYIFGDNGSQGIHALDYNTSTKTANSVTRIGQARSGNIWTGISSFGHDADGELFVTQMGAGQAGNGRIFRIMPDTGTIQNSIFPATLSATGLFTNVATLATIPALIPYEVNMPLWSDGTEKQRWMMIPGDGTPNMPAERITYSGSGRWNLPVGSVLVKHFALPGGVKLETRLLVRGSDGEWGGVTYKWRADGSEADLLEEGANETMVIGGDPVDYLYPARTQCNTCHSTLAGGVLGLSTRQLNRSLTYATGRTVNQIETLSELGFIESAVSEVSLRNALASSDRADESVGDEDFVRAYLDSNCSHCHLPGGNRANFDARLTTPLAFQNLLCGVVNDDLGIDGAAVIKPGLTGQSMLLSRMNTIAGHRMPPIGRGRIDQEAVVRLANWISGMEVDSCAGPQGSLAALESQAIGNGNQPATTVAADTWHSNMVINKTETFTNTTGATLDITFDRFLFHASAVTGTPLTPFVVRVNAGTNNFTVRAIGDTVTTHALGANDLPFAATPVTLALAAGETIAMGFLDAYPNGSGAAGAGDISWDTVATADSIHYSGASGVNGSFSVTVGSAPDFGSTVNTTFGRNYYYSITFLKPWRIGNEHSPGASPAADTWASNMIINETDTFTNDTGVLLNITVDRFLFHAAAVTGTPLTPFVVRVNGDNNFTVVAVGSTVTSHVTGANNVSFSAFPVPLTLAPGETIAMGFLDANADGSGASGAGVVAFNSSAPADQIHYSGGSATGNSGSVAVGLAPGFGSSITTTFGRNYFFSITITPTVDESDMDDDGLPDTWERAYAAELGLLEPGRDSDGDGFADEDERQMGTHPLDATSRLQVIEWRPDAAGQFVLGSFSSIPGRSYRLLVSDDLTTWTDRGVIRAAHWPASETPFELDPGEALPGKLFIKVATLGD